A single Klebsiella variicola DNA region contains:
- the xylB gene encoding xylulokinase, producing MYLGIDLGTSEVKALVIDENYEVIASHSAPLSIQRPHPHWSEQAPELWWEATEYLMSTLREKCAQHWPAIKAIGLSGQMHGAVLLDEEGETIRPAILWNDTRCAAECAELEAMAPELHQVAGNLAMPGFTAPKLLWVRRHEPQHFQRTATVLLPKDYLRYRMTGKKVSDMSDAAGTLWLDVAKRDWSDALLDKCGLSRSHMPTLVEGCEVSATLDPQVAARWGLNASVVVAGGGGDNAVSAIGVGAVSPGDAFISLGTSGVLFVVTDAYRPAPQSAVHAFCHVLPNLWHQMSVMLSAASCLQWFCRLTGTTEVALLAEIAELSEEEKAHAPFFLPYLSGERTPHNDPDARGMFWGMTHASLRAQLGYAVLEGVSFGINDGLQALKESGTPIAQCSLVGGGARSPFWAQLLADILAMPVVTHKGGETGGALGAARLACLAAGKPIAAVCEKPEVWQTWRADPVRHHTLMQRYAQFKDLYLNDLNYRQH from the coding sequence ATGTATCTGGGTATCGATCTCGGCACATCGGAAGTCAAAGCGCTGGTCATTGATGAGAACTATGAGGTTATCGCCAGCCATAGCGCGCCGCTGAGCATTCAGCGGCCCCATCCGCACTGGTCAGAACAAGCGCCGGAGCTATGGTGGGAGGCGACGGAGTACCTGATGAGCACGCTACGGGAAAAATGCGCGCAGCACTGGCCGGCCATCAAGGCGATTGGCCTCTCCGGACAGATGCACGGCGCGGTGTTGCTGGATGAAGAGGGGGAGACGATCCGTCCGGCCATTCTGTGGAACGACACCCGCTGCGCCGCAGAGTGCGCCGAGCTGGAGGCGATGGCGCCGGAGCTGCATCAGGTGGCGGGCAACCTGGCGATGCCGGGCTTTACCGCGCCGAAGCTGCTGTGGGTGCGCCGTCATGAGCCGCAACACTTTCAGCGCACCGCAACGGTGCTGCTGCCGAAGGATTATCTGCGCTATCGGATGACCGGGAAGAAAGTCTCCGACATGTCGGACGCCGCCGGGACGCTGTGGCTGGACGTGGCGAAGCGCGACTGGTCCGACGCTCTGCTGGACAAGTGCGGCCTGTCGCGCAGCCACATGCCGACACTGGTCGAAGGCTGCGAGGTTTCCGCCACCCTTGATCCGCAGGTGGCGGCGCGCTGGGGGCTGAACGCCTCGGTGGTGGTGGCCGGGGGCGGGGGGGATAACGCGGTTAGCGCCATTGGCGTCGGCGCGGTCTCGCCGGGGGATGCGTTTATTTCGCTCGGCACCTCCGGGGTGCTGTTTGTGGTGACCGACGCCTATCGTCCGGCGCCGCAGTCGGCGGTACATGCGTTTTGTCACGTGCTGCCGAACCTGTGGCACCAGATGAGCGTCATGCTGAGCGCCGCCAGCTGTTTGCAGTGGTTCTGCCGCCTGACCGGCACCACGGAGGTGGCGCTGCTGGCGGAAATTGCCGAGCTCAGCGAGGAGGAGAAAGCCCACGCCCCGTTCTTCCTGCCCTATCTCTCCGGCGAACGTACCCCGCATAACGATCCTGACGCGCGCGGCATGTTCTGGGGCATGACCCACGCCAGCCTGCGCGCCCAGCTTGGCTACGCGGTGCTGGAAGGGGTGAGCTTCGGTATCAACGACGGCCTGCAGGCGTTGAAAGAGAGCGGTACGCCCATCGCGCAGTGCTCGCTGGTGGGCGGCGGCGCCCGCAGTCCTTTCTGGGCCCAGCTGCTGGCCGACATTCTCGCTATGCCGGTGGTGACCCATAAAGGGGGAGAGACCGGCGGCGCGCTGGGCGCGGCGCGGCTGGCCTGCCTGGCGGCGGGCAAACCGATTGCCGCGGTGTGTGAAAAACCGGAAGTCTGGCAGACCTGGCGTGCGGATCCCGTTCGCCACCACACCCTGATGCAACGCTACGCGCAGTTTAAAGACCTGTATTTAAACGACCTGAATTATCGGCAGCACTGA
- a CDS encoding sugar-binding transcriptional regulator — MSKEDDIRLDQKVRAAWMYYIAGQNQSEIASQLGTSRPVVQRLIAAAKEEGIVSINLHHPVANCLDYAQLLQEKYRLIECNVVPAFSEESTLDSVSFGCYQLMARYLQDDKEKIIGLGSGLTLKKALQRIDFDSLNTRCVALISAMNADGQCNYYDDVPLLLTRKIKAKYYQWPAPRYAQSAEEHEMWCTNRLFRSVSGVAQEADVIFVGIGPLGTQSPIFKDGFINQAQMDELTARGGIGEILGRFIDAEGHVVDSEINRMITSYDIRQNHCPRIAAACGEYKRPAILAALKGGWINGLVTDEHTARWLLTR; from the coding sequence ATGAGTAAAGAAGACGATATCCGGTTGGATCAGAAGGTGCGTGCCGCATGGATGTACTACATCGCCGGTCAGAATCAGAGCGAGATTGCCAGCCAGCTGGGCACCTCCAGACCGGTGGTGCAACGGCTGATCGCCGCCGCGAAAGAAGAAGGGATAGTGTCGATTAATTTGCACCATCCGGTAGCAAACTGCCTCGATTATGCGCAGTTGCTGCAGGAAAAGTATCGATTGATCGAGTGCAATGTGGTCCCCGCCTTTAGCGAAGAAAGCACCCTCGACAGCGTGTCGTTTGGCTGCTATCAGCTGATGGCTCGCTATCTGCAGGATGATAAGGAGAAAATCATCGGCCTGGGCTCGGGCCTGACCCTGAAAAAAGCGCTGCAGCGCATCGATTTTGACAGCCTGAATACCCGCTGCGTGGCGCTGATCAGCGCCATGAACGCCGACGGGCAGTGCAATTATTACGATGACGTGCCCCTGCTGCTGACCCGCAAAATTAAGGCCAAGTACTATCAGTGGCCGGCGCCGCGCTACGCCCAGAGCGCGGAGGAGCATGAGATGTGGTGCACCAACCGCTTATTCCGCAGCGTCTCCGGCGTCGCACAAGAGGCGGACGTGATTTTTGTCGGCATTGGTCCCCTGGGCACGCAAAGTCCGATCTTTAAAGACGGGTTTATCAATCAGGCGCAAATGGATGAGCTGACCGCGCGCGGCGGCATCGGAGAGATCCTCGGACGGTTTATCGATGCGGAAGGCCACGTGGTAGACAGCGAGATCAACCGCATGATCACCAGCTATGATATCCGTCAGAACCACTGCCCGCGTATTGCCGCGGCCTGTGGAGAATACAAACGACCGGCGATCCTGGCGGCCCTTAAAGGCGGCTGGATCAATGGTCTGGTGACCGATGAACATACCGCCCGCTGGCTGCTGACGCGGTAA
- a CDS encoding HAD family hydrolase: MSMQAVIFDMDGVIIDSEALWRQAQIDALAQWGATASVDECETLTKGKRLDEIAGTWCRYFQLDLDPQRLEAAILQRITGLIATEGKPMHGVHEALRYFREAGYQIALATSSSRQVIAAVLNKLSLWHFFDVVCSADDEPRGKPHPAVYLTTLRKLNLNASQCLVIEDSYNGFCAAQAAGIPTVVVAEDSRQGRYQAAVGRYQTLPELLEALNAEPATVA; this comes from the coding sequence ATGAGTATGCAGGCGGTTATTTTTGACATGGATGGCGTGATTATTGATTCCGAGGCGCTGTGGCGCCAGGCGCAGATTGACGCCCTCGCGCAGTGGGGGGCAACGGCGAGCGTGGATGAGTGTGAAACCCTCACCAAAGGCAAACGCCTCGACGAAATCGCCGGCACCTGGTGCCGCTATTTTCAGCTTGATCTCGACCCGCAGCGGCTTGAAGCCGCGATATTGCAGCGTATTACCGGCTTGATCGCCACCGAAGGCAAGCCGATGCACGGCGTGCATGAGGCGTTACGCTATTTTCGCGAGGCGGGCTATCAAATTGCGCTCGCCACGTCATCATCCCGCCAGGTTATTGCCGCTGTGCTGAACAAGCTCTCGCTCTGGCACTTTTTCGACGTGGTTTGCAGCGCGGATGATGAACCACGCGGCAAACCGCACCCGGCGGTGTACCTGACGACGCTGCGCAAGCTCAATCTCAACGCCAGCCAGTGCCTGGTGATTGAAGACAGTTACAACGGTTTTTGCGCGGCTCAGGCCGCTGGCATTCCAACGGTGGTTGTCGCCGAAGATAGCCGACAGGGGCGCTATCAGGCCGCTGTCGGCCGCTATCAAACTTTACCTGAACTGCTGGAAGCGCTTAACGCCGAGCCAGCGACGGTCGCATAA
- a CDS encoding ABC transporter substrate-binding protein has protein sequence MKKTSLLGACILALAMSMGSGEAVAKTPPDQLIIGMNMNNLLTLDPAAMTGNEVVGIVVNLYDSLVELDPEQLTTVKPALAKSWDISPDGKTLTFHLRDDVKFHSGNPLTAADVVWSMRRILHLNLAQASVWKSYGFSKKNIDSQVSAPDRFTVQIVLPKDNDPQLVIYSLAALGNLGVLDSKTVQSHQQDNDWGNRWLTTHEAGSGPFTLETWQAKEVLRMKRNPDYWRGEAKMSRVVLRHFQESQTLRLMIEKGDLDIANNMAVSDINALRSDPQLTVDAVQRGTMYYVAMSMKEAHFANPKVREAVRYLIDYQGINKALMPGYGVLHQRPIKAGMPSTLPDPGYKLDVARAKKLLAEAGYPNGFDTTLRVLSDQPFLNIAIAVQSTLMQAGINAKIITGTGNQIYGAMRERKFDLLVGRGGSGMEPHPHSSLRALVYNPDNSDKARLTNFQGWRTGFYDPQLNTMIDQALLERDPQKQVADYQAIQTRYDQLVPALIPLSQMVDSVVVRNEVREYQPHPSATTFLRDVYKVREGEKG, from the coding sequence ATGAAAAAAACCTCCTTACTGGGAGCGTGTATTCTCGCGCTCGCCATGTCGATGGGGAGCGGAGAGGCGGTGGCGAAAACCCCGCCCGACCAGCTGATCATCGGGATGAATATGAATAACCTGCTCACCCTTGACCCGGCGGCGATGACCGGTAACGAAGTGGTGGGGATCGTGGTCAACCTCTACGACTCGCTGGTGGAGCTGGACCCTGAGCAGCTCACCACCGTTAAGCCCGCGCTGGCGAAATCCTGGGATATCAGCCCCGACGGCAAAACCCTGACCTTTCATCTGCGCGACGACGTCAAGTTTCACTCCGGCAACCCGCTGACCGCCGCCGACGTCGTGTGGTCAATGCGGCGCATCCTGCACCTCAACCTGGCCCAGGCCTCGGTATGGAAATCCTATGGCTTCAGTAAGAAAAATATCGACAGCCAGGTCAGCGCGCCGGACCGCTTCACGGTGCAAATCGTATTACCCAAAGATAACGATCCGCAGCTGGTGATTTACTCGCTGGCGGCGCTGGGCAACCTCGGGGTGCTGGACAGTAAAACGGTGCAAAGCCACCAGCAGGATAACGATTGGGGCAACCGCTGGCTAACCACCCATGAAGCCGGTTCCGGGCCGTTTACGCTGGAAACCTGGCAGGCAAAAGAGGTGCTGCGCATGAAGCGCAATCCTGACTACTGGCGCGGCGAGGCGAAAATGAGCCGCGTGGTGCTGCGCCATTTCCAGGAGTCGCAAACTCTGCGCCTGATGATCGAAAAAGGCGACCTCGATATTGCCAACAACATGGCGGTTTCCGATATCAACGCCCTGCGCAGCGACCCGCAGCTGACCGTCGATGCGGTGCAGCGCGGCACCATGTACTACGTGGCGATGAGCATGAAAGAGGCGCACTTCGCCAATCCGAAAGTGCGCGAGGCGGTGCGCTATCTGATTGATTATCAAGGTATCAATAAAGCGCTGATGCCGGGCTACGGCGTGCTGCACCAGCGGCCGATTAAGGCGGGCATGCCATCCACGCTGCCCGACCCTGGCTATAAGCTGGACGTGGCGCGGGCGAAAAAGCTGCTGGCGGAAGCAGGATATCCCAACGGCTTTGATACCACGCTGCGGGTACTCTCCGATCAGCCATTTCTTAACATCGCTATCGCCGTGCAGTCGACGCTGATGCAGGCGGGGATTAACGCCAAAATCATCACCGGCACCGGTAACCAGATCTACGGCGCGATGCGTGAGCGTAAATTTGACCTGCTGGTAGGTCGCGGCGGCAGCGGGATGGAGCCGCATCCTCACTCCAGCCTGCGCGCGCTGGTCTATAACCCGGATAACAGCGATAAGGCGCGTCTGACCAACTTCCAGGGATGGCGTACCGGTTTTTACGACCCGCAGCTTAATACGATGATTGACCAGGCCCTGCTGGAACGCGATCCGCAAAAACAGGTGGCTGACTACCAGGCCATCCAGACACGCTACGACCAGCTGGTTCCGGCTTTAATTCCGCTTTCGCAGATGGTTGATTCGGTCGTCGTGCGCAACGAGGTACGGGAGTATCAGCCGCACCCCTCCGCCACCACTTTTCTGCGTGACGTCTATAAAGTCCGCGAAGGAGAGAAAGGATGA
- the dalD gene encoding D-arabinitol 4-dehydrogenase produces MNNQFTWLHIGLGSFHRAHQAWYLHRLIASGDKRWHIAAGNIRNDAEQVVQALAAQGGRYVLETVSPEGEREYEEITSIQKLLPWQAGLQPLINEGANPQTKVIAFTVTEGGYYLNTRHQLETSNPDLQADLQGECKTIYGTLARILEKRMADDAGPLTLLNCDNVRHNGERFHDGMVEFLQLTGKQAVIDWMAANTTCPNTMVDRITPRPAADLPARIKAQTGIDDKAPVMGETFIQWVVENHFRDARPNLEAVGVEMVESVIPYEEAKIRILNASHSCIAWAGTLIGQQYIHESTLTDAIYAIADRYVTEDVIPCLGDNGIDLPTYRDVVLKRFTNPYIQDTNQRVAADGFSKIPAMIAPTLQECYQRGVRPEATAMLPALFFVFMEQWHKGTLPYQYQDGILDAQAVHEMYEAQDPVAVYARDKALFGDLANNADFLALMREKVAAVYTLIK; encoded by the coding sequence ATGAACAATCAATTCACATGGCTTCATATCGGTCTGGGTTCTTTTCATCGCGCGCATCAGGCGTGGTATCTGCATCGTCTGATAGCGTCCGGGGATAAGCGCTGGCACATCGCGGCAGGAAATATTCGTAACGACGCCGAGCAGGTGGTGCAGGCGCTGGCGGCGCAGGGAGGACGTTACGTCCTGGAGACCGTCAGCCCGGAAGGGGAGCGCGAATATGAAGAAATTACTTCTATCCAGAAATTGCTGCCGTGGCAGGCCGGGCTGCAGCCGCTGATTAACGAAGGGGCGAACCCGCAGACCAAAGTTATCGCCTTTACTGTGACGGAAGGGGGGTACTACCTGAACACCCGCCATCAGCTGGAAACCAGTAACCCCGATCTGCAGGCCGACCTGCAAGGCGAGTGCAAAACCATTTATGGCACCCTCGCGCGGATCCTGGAGAAGCGCATGGCCGACGACGCCGGGCCGCTGACCCTGCTCAACTGCGACAACGTGCGCCACAACGGCGAGCGTTTCCACGACGGCATGGTCGAGTTCCTGCAGCTCACCGGCAAACAGGCGGTGATTGACTGGATGGCGGCCAATACCACCTGTCCGAACACCATGGTGGACCGCATCACCCCGCGTCCGGCGGCCGATCTGCCGGCCCGTATCAAAGCGCAAACCGGGATTGATGACAAAGCGCCGGTGATGGGGGAGACCTTTATCCAGTGGGTGGTGGAGAACCACTTCCGTGATGCCCGCCCGAACCTGGAAGCGGTCGGCGTGGAGATGGTCGAGTCGGTCATCCCGTATGAAGAGGCGAAAATCCGCATTCTGAACGCGTCGCACAGCTGCATTGCCTGGGCGGGAACCTTAATTGGCCAGCAGTATATTCATGAAAGCACGCTGACCGATGCTATCTACGCCATTGCCGACCGCTACGTCACGGAGGATGTCATTCCCTGCCTCGGCGATAACGGCATTGATCTGCCCACCTACCGGGATGTGGTGCTTAAGCGCTTTACCAACCCCTATATCCAGGACACCAACCAGCGCGTCGCCGCCGACGGCTTCTCGAAAATTCCGGCGATGATCGCCCCCACGCTGCAGGAGTGCTATCAGCGCGGCGTCCGCCCTGAGGCGACCGCCATGCTGCCGGCGCTGTTCTTCGTCTTTATGGAGCAGTGGCATAAGGGAACGCTGCCCTATCAGTACCAGGACGGCATCCTGGATGCGCAGGCGGTGCATGAGATGTATGAGGCTCAGGATCCGGTGGCTGTCTATGCCCGCGATAAAGCCCTGTTTGGTGACCTCGCCAACAACGCGGATTTTCTGGCGCTGATGCGCGAGAAAGTCGCCGCCGTTTACACGCTGATTAAATAA
- the dalT gene encoding D-arabinitol transporter, whose translation MSINNKQWLGLPLNLLWGYIAIAVFMTGDGFELAFLSHYIKALGFSPAEASFAFTLYGLAAALSAWISGVVAEIITPLKTMMIGFVLWCVFHVLFLVFGLGHANYALILIFYGIRGFAYPLFLYSFIVAIVHNVKSDNASSAIGWFWAVYSIGIGVFGSYIPSFTIPHIGELGTLWLALAFCVTGGVIALASLRHIQTPQHMQNLTTRQKFSELGRAATLLYTNRNILLSSMVRIINTLSLFGFAVIMPMMFVDELGFTTSEWLQVWAVFFFTTIFSNVLWGILGEKLGWMKVVRWFGCIGMALSSLAFYYIPQHFGHSFAMALIPAIALGIFVAAFVPLAAVFPALEPKHKGAAISVYNLSAGMSNFLAPAIAVVLLPFFSTIGVVIAYTALYVVAFFLCAFIRVEQPGFSHKETTAREQVEFS comes from the coding sequence ATGTCTATCAATAATAAACAGTGGCTCGGTTTACCCCTGAACCTGCTCTGGGGATACATCGCCATTGCCGTATTTATGACCGGCGACGGTTTTGAATTAGCCTTTCTGTCGCACTATATCAAAGCGCTCGGCTTCTCTCCGGCGGAGGCCTCCTTTGCCTTTACCCTCTACGGCCTGGCCGCCGCGCTATCGGCGTGGATTTCCGGCGTGGTGGCGGAAATTATCACCCCGCTGAAAACGATGATGATTGGCTTCGTGCTGTGGTGCGTGTTCCACGTGCTGTTCCTCGTTTTCGGCCTCGGTCACGCCAACTATGCGCTGATCCTGATTTTCTACGGCATCCGCGGCTTCGCCTATCCGCTGTTCCTCTACTCGTTTATCGTGGCGATTGTCCATAACGTCAAAAGCGACAATGCCAGCTCGGCCATCGGTTGGTTCTGGGCGGTCTATTCCATCGGCATCGGCGTGTTCGGCAGTTATATTCCGAGCTTCACCATTCCGCACATTGGCGAACTGGGGACTTTATGGCTGGCGCTGGCCTTCTGCGTCACCGGGGGCGTGATTGCCCTGGCTTCCCTGCGCCATATTCAAACGCCGCAGCATATGCAGAATCTCACCACTCGCCAGAAATTTTCCGAGCTGGGACGCGCCGCGACGCTGCTCTATACCAACCGCAATATTCTGCTGTCGAGCATGGTCAGGATTATCAATACCCTCTCGCTGTTCGGTTTTGCGGTCATTATGCCGATGATGTTTGTCGATGAGCTGGGCTTCACCACTTCAGAATGGCTCCAGGTATGGGCAGTCTTCTTCTTCACCACCATTTTCTCTAACGTGCTGTGGGGGATCCTGGGGGAAAAACTGGGCTGGATGAAGGTGGTGCGCTGGTTCGGCTGCATCGGGATGGCGCTCTCCAGCCTGGCGTTTTACTACATCCCTCAGCACTTTGGCCATAGCTTTGCGATGGCGCTGATCCCCGCCATCGCCCTCGGGATCTTTGTCGCCGCCTTCGTGCCGCTGGCCGCTGTGTTCCCGGCGCTGGAGCCGAAGCACAAAGGCGCGGCGATTTCGGTCTATAACCTGTCGGCGGGGATGTCGAACTTTCTCGCGCCGGCGATTGCCGTGGTGTTGCTGCCGTTCTTCAGCACCATCGGGGTGGTGATCGCCTACACCGCATTGTACGTGGTGGCCTTTTTCCTCTGCGCCTTTATCCGCGTGGAGCAGCCGGGGTTCTCCCACAAGGAAACAACCGCCCGCGAGCAGGTTGAATTCTCTTAG
- a CDS encoding mandelate racemase family protein → MKIESVNVTVFQYPTRRVSDSAGHSHPGAESMAKMAMLTITADDGAQGFSFAPPEVVRPFVVNTFFRKVLVGQDPFNRERIWQDLNHWQRGSAHQLTERALSFVEQALWDLIGRSLRMPVYKLLGGYRDTVPAYGSTMCGDDLPGGLSTPEEYAAFAEKLVARGYKAIKLHTWMPPISFAPNPKMDIKACAAVREAVGPDIDLMIDGYHWYSRAEALWIGKALEKLNFAWFEEPMEEDSMSSYAWLAENLSIPIVGPESFGGKYHMRAEWVKAGACDILRAGANGVGGITPTMKVAALAESFGMDCEVHGNGAASLAVVGAIRNCRWYERGLLHPFLDYDEPAAYLNSIVDPMDDQGFVHLSQRPGLGEDINFAYIEANTVSHD, encoded by the coding sequence ATGAAAATTGAATCTGTGAATGTCACCGTTTTCCAGTATCCCACTCGTCGGGTTTCCGACAGCGCCGGGCACTCCCATCCGGGGGCTGAAAGCATGGCCAAAATGGCGATGCTGACCATCACCGCTGATGATGGGGCGCAGGGTTTTTCGTTTGCGCCTCCGGAAGTCGTGCGCCCGTTCGTGGTGAATACTTTTTTTCGCAAAGTGCTGGTGGGGCAGGACCCGTTTAACCGCGAGCGTATCTGGCAGGATCTTAACCACTGGCAGCGCGGCAGCGCACATCAGCTAACGGAGCGCGCGCTGTCGTTTGTTGAACAAGCGCTGTGGGACCTGATTGGCCGCAGCCTCAGGATGCCGGTCTACAAGCTGCTTGGCGGCTATCGCGACACCGTCCCGGCTTACGGTAGCACCATGTGCGGCGACGATCTACCGGGCGGCCTGTCGACCCCGGAAGAGTATGCCGCCTTTGCCGAAAAGCTGGTCGCCCGCGGCTACAAGGCCATCAAACTGCACACCTGGATGCCGCCAATCTCTTTTGCGCCCAATCCCAAAATGGATATTAAAGCCTGCGCGGCGGTGCGCGAAGCGGTAGGGCCGGATATTGACCTGATGATTGATGGCTATCACTGGTACAGCCGCGCCGAGGCGCTGTGGATCGGCAAAGCGCTGGAAAAACTCAATTTCGCCTGGTTTGAAGAGCCGATGGAGGAGGATTCGATGTCCTCCTACGCGTGGCTGGCGGAAAACTTGTCGATTCCCATCGTCGGGCCGGAGAGCTTCGGCGGCAAGTACCACATGCGCGCCGAATGGGTGAAAGCCGGAGCCTGCGACATTCTGCGCGCCGGCGCTAACGGCGTGGGGGGCATTACCCCGACCATGAAGGTGGCGGCGCTGGCGGAATCTTTCGGCATGGATTGCGAAGTCCACGGCAACGGCGCGGCAAGCCTGGCGGTGGTCGGCGCGATCCGTAACTGCCGTTGGTATGAGCGCGGCCTGCTGCATCCGTTCCTCGACTACGATGAACCGGCGGCCTATCTCAACAGCATTGTCGACCCGATGGATGATCAGGGATTTGTGCATTTATCACAACGTCCGGGCCTCGGCGAAGACATTAATTTTGCGTATATCGAAGCCAATACCGTTAGCCACGACTGA
- the thiD gene encoding bifunctional hydroxymethylpyrimidine kinase/phosphomethylpyrimidine kinase, with translation MKCINALTIAGTDPSGGAGIQADLKTFSALGAYGCSVITALVAQNTRGVQSVYRIEPDFVAAQLDSVFSDVRIDTTKIGMLAETDIVEAVAERLARYRVANVVLDTVMLAKSGDPLLSASAVETLRQRLLPQVSLITPNLPEAAALLDAPHARTEREMLEQGRALLALGCGAVLMKGGHLDDAESPDWLFTREGEQRFTTPRVQTKNTHGTGCTLSAALAALRPRHADWAATVAEAKAWLSAALAQADSLEVGHGIGPVHHFHAWW, from the coding sequence ATGAAATGCATCAACGCCCTGACCATCGCCGGCACCGATCCCAGCGGTGGGGCCGGTATCCAGGCCGATCTGAAAACCTTCTCCGCGCTGGGGGCCTATGGCTGCTCGGTGATCACCGCCCTGGTGGCGCAGAATACCCGCGGCGTGCAGTCGGTCTATCGCATCGAACCGGATTTTGTGGCCGCGCAGCTCGACTCGGTGTTCAGCGATGTGCGTATCGATACCACCAAAATCGGCATGCTGGCGGAGACCGATATTGTGGAAGCCGTGGCCGAGCGGCTGGCGCGCTACCGGGTGGCCAACGTGGTGCTGGATACCGTCATGCTGGCGAAAAGCGGCGATCCGCTGCTGTCGGCCTCGGCGGTGGAGACCCTGCGTCAACGATTGTTGCCGCAGGTGTCATTGATCACCCCGAACCTGCCGGAAGCGGCCGCGCTACTCGATGCCCCCCATGCGCGCACCGAGCGCGAGATGCTGGAGCAGGGGCGGGCGTTGCTGGCGCTGGGCTGCGGCGCGGTATTAATGAAGGGCGGCCATCTCGACGACGCCGAAAGCCCGGACTGGCTCTTCACCCGCGAAGGGGAACAGCGGTTTACCACGCCTCGCGTGCAGACCAAAAATACCCACGGCACCGGCTGCACGCTCTCCGCCGCGCTGGCGGCGCTGCGCCCCCGTCATGCGGACTGGGCGGCCACCGTCGCCGAGGCGAAGGCCTGGCTGTCGGCGGCCCTGGCGCAGGCCGACTCTCTGGAAGTGGGCCACGGCATCGGGCCGGTGCACCATTTCCACGCCTGGTGGTAA
- the fbaB gene encoding class I fructose-bisphosphate aldolase gives MTDITQLLGKDAESLLQHRCITIPADQLYLPGADYVDRVMVDNNRPPAVLRNMQTLYNTGRLGGTGYLSILPVDQGVEHSAGASFAANPLYFDPKNIVELAIEAGCNCVASTYGVLASVSRRYAHRIPFLVKLNHNETLSYPTEYDQTLYASVEQAFNMGAVAVGATIYFGSEQSRRQIEEISAAFERAHELGLVTVLWAYLRNSAFKKDGVDYHVSADLTGQANHLAATIGADIVKQKMAENNGGYKAVNFGYTDDRVYSKLTSDNPIDLVRYQLANCYMGRAGLINSGGAAGGETDLADAVRTAVINKRAGGMGLILGRKAFKKSMADGVKLINAVQDVYLDGKVTIA, from the coding sequence ATGACTGATATTACGCAGTTGCTGGGCAAAGATGCCGAGAGCCTGTTGCAGCACCGTTGTATAACCATTCCGGCCGACCAGCTGTATCTGCCTGGGGCAGATTATGTTGATCGGGTGATGGTGGATAATAACCGACCACCGGCGGTGCTACGCAATATGCAGACCCTGTACAATACCGGACGCCTGGGAGGAACCGGCTACCTTTCCATTCTGCCGGTTGACCAGGGCGTGGAGCACTCGGCGGGCGCCTCCTTTGCCGCCAACCCGCTGTACTTTGATCCGAAAAATATCGTCGAGCTGGCGATCGAAGCCGGCTGTAACTGCGTGGCGTCGACCTACGGCGTGCTGGCCTCGGTGTCGCGCCGCTACGCGCATCGCATCCCTTTCCTGGTGAAGCTCAACCATAACGAAACGCTGAGCTACCCCACCGAATACGACCAGACCCTCTACGCCAGCGTTGAGCAGGCGTTCAATATGGGGGCGGTGGCCGTGGGAGCGACGATCTATTTCGGCTCGGAACAATCGCGTCGTCAGATAGAAGAGATTTCCGCCGCCTTTGAGCGGGCCCATGAGCTGGGCCTGGTCACCGTGCTGTGGGCCTATCTGCGCAATTCGGCGTTCAAGAAAGATGGCGTCGACTATCATGTCTCCGCGGACCTGACCGGTCAGGCCAACCACCTGGCGGCCACCATCGGCGCCGATATCGTTAAGCAAAAAATGGCGGAGAATAACGGCGGCTACAAAGCGGTTAACTTCGGCTATACCGACGACCGGGTGTACAGCAAACTGACCAGCGATAACCCCATCGATCTGGTGCGCTACCAGCTGGCCAACTGCTATATGGGCCGCGCCGGGCTGATTAACTCCGGCGGCGCGGCGGGCGGGGAGACCGACCTTGCCGACGCGGTGCGCACAGCGGTGATCAATAAACGCGCCGGCGGTATGGGGCTGATCCTTGGTCGCAAAGCGTTTAAGAAATCGATGGCTGACGGCGTGAAGCTGATCAATGCCGTGCAGGACGTCTACCTTGACGGGAAAGTGACTATCGCCTGA